In a single window of the Palaemon carinicauda isolate YSFRI2023 chromosome 10, ASM3689809v2, whole genome shotgun sequence genome:
- the LOC137648012 gene encoding neurofilament heavy polypeptide-like: MRKCPGLADRPCGTFLSPVEMDPHTICPYCRGQQCDSSNNFGLPWGSRVQPSKEALIDIIRLGDAVRQSPTLAETDPLSIVNVVVSEVSNAISPNTSAYSHPTVAEGLVSPVPAQPTREKLSPTVSPAGDSPPRGSSLTETPLRRTTEGQLADPTAPRGVICRKSAAQELRHRSPTVPATTLDLSVDRSRYPSVEGRPHEGHIDLPPVRPADLPSPFLTADALYAITKPVFKNLIEVPEIASQRSLAAAVPVIVCQRSPVRHRSPERQCSPAHQRATARPQSIACHARQHSPMSQLSPMSQRSPMHQCSPVRQCSPARQCSPTRQRSPAHPRSSDLGAVGKSKTFPTRQRSPTRQRSPALRLLSLGRHPSPARNRARSPTCALEDAGVRPVQPCPSPSAATHRQPDMRPQEARQRTQFSAARLRARDISPAPACPTTSSGAHDFSPARPRALHARADVYPRARERTISLLRTRPCLLLTLLHAINHPCAPSHLLSRVHVRHQSPARPLANPPMETPPRDRSIPVPPEGVSDSAAVSQQPWFGALIKAVVQAFKPVLSELGHKSLVASTPLKRKREGSDAVTSLRTKLSPRKPSRQAPSPHTFSPSLSDEDYPSSGKSRDVRCSPIAPMRETPPPAEKTSEAETEKSLPPSLLESCIPPRRESKDSKRRVKTPLWNEYLGLEKPYKASAALLWSQGVKSTRDKIAVQLSELEVASSSRSSAGNKLLPPRRVQQWRYFEILEEPCLALPLHDSLEELTRGVPNEILFNRQVSFSATEILNQEKVVKCAMQATSWLDIW; the protein is encoded by the exons atgcgcaaatgtcctggattagccgaccgcccttgtggtacatttttGTCGCCTGTCGAGATGGACCCTCACACcatttgtccttactgtaggggccaacagtgtgatagtagtaataa ctttggtcttccttggggctcgagagttcaaccctccaaggaagccttgattgacatcatccgattgggagACGCTGTCaggcaatcgccgactttggcagagactgatcctctgtctattgtcaacgttgtggtgtcagaggtatccaatgctaTATCACCTAATACCTCTGCATATTCTCACcccacagtagctgaaggcttagtttctcccgtccctGCTCAACCtacaagggagaaactaagtccaacagtctctcctgccggtgattctccccctcggggaagttcactcacagagactcctcttcggaggactactGAAGGTCAGCTCGCTGATCCAACAGCCCCTAGAGGGGTTAtatgtcgcaag tccgccgcacaAGAGCttcgtcatcgatctccgactgttcctgctacgaccctggacctctctgtggatcgttcgcgatacccttcagtggaaggtcgtcctcaCGAAGGACacatcgaccttccacccgtcagacctgctgacctgccgtcgccgttcctgacaGCTGATGCGCTGTATGCGATAACGAAACCTGTCTTTAAAA aCCTCAttgaggttcctgagatagcgaGCCAGCGCTCACTTGCTGCAGCTGTTCCTGTCATagtgtgccagcgctcacctgtgcgccaccGCTCACCTgagcgccagtgctcacctgctcaCCAGCGCGCCACTGCACGCCCTCAATCTATTGCGTGTcatgcgcgccagcactctcctatgAGTCAGCTCTCTCCTATGAGTCAGCGCTCACCAAtgcaccagtgctctcctgtgcgccagtgctcgcctgcgcgccagtgctctccaacgcgccaacgatctcctgcgcacccacgatcttcggatctgggtgcggtagggaagtctaagacttttcctactcgtcagcgctcgcccACACGCCAGCGCTCGCCAGCCCTCCGCCTGCTTTCTCTTGGACGCCATCCTTCACCAGCACGCAATCGTGCACGTTCACCTACATGCGCTCTCGAGGATGCGGGTGTGCGCCCCGTGCAACCATGCCCATCTCCTTCAGCAGCTACTCACCGCCAGCCTGACATGCGCCCACAAGAAGCGCGCCAACGGACGCAGTTTTCGGCTGCGCGCCtgcgcgcaagggatatctctcctgcacCTGCTTGCCCGACGACATCCTCTGGGGCGCACGATTTCTCACCCGCACGCCCACGGGCTCTTCACGCACGCGCGGACGTTTACCCTCGCGCGcgcgagcgcacaatcagcctcctgcgcactcGCCCATGTCTCCTGCTCACGCTTCTACACGCCATTAATCACCCGTGCGCGCCCTCCCATTTGCTCTCGCGTGTGcatgtgcgccatcagtctcccgcgcgacCCCTG gcaaacccccctatggaaactcctcccagggatcggtcgatccctgtccctccagagggagtgtctgacagcgcagccgtcagccagcagccttggttcggGGCACTAATCAAAGCGGTtgtgcaggctttcaagcctgttctctctgaattgggccacaaatccttggttgcgtctactcccctgaagagaaaaagagaaggtTCAGACGCGGTTACTTCTCtgaggactaagctgtctcctcgaaagccttcgaggcaggccccctcccctcacactttttctccctccctttcGGACGAGGATTACCCGTCCTCTGGGAAGTCACGTGATGTGAgatgttcccccatcgcaccaatgagggaaaccccacctcccgCTGAAAAGACTTCTGAGGCAgagacggagaagagcctacctccgtcgttgttggagtcctgcatccctcccaggagggagtcgaaggactccaaaagA AGGGTAAAGACACCGTTATGGAACGAGTATTTGGGACTCGAAAAACCCtataaggccagtgcggctttgctctggtctcagggggttaagagtaccagggacaagatcgcggtccagctctctgagctagaggtagcctcctccagccgatccagtgccggcaacaagcttctcccacctcgtCGGGTACAGCAgtggaggtacttcgagatcttagaggagccttgtttagctcttccccttcacgattctttggaagagcttaccaggggagtccctaaTGAGATACTcttcaaccggcaggtctcattctcagcaactgagatcctcaatcaggagaaggttgtgaagtgtgctatgcaggccacttcgtggctggatatctggtaa